The Pseudomonadota bacterium sequence CGTAGAGTTGGACTTCTCTGTTTCTTGAACATGCACAGCGAAACGCATTCCCCGCAGCTCGGAGTGTCGCAGGCTCCCTTACCTGCTGCGGGGTTAGTGAGCGAATCTGATGTAAGTATCCTTCCTTACGGAGATTCCCCGTGGCTCGAAGTCTAGCGCTTATCTGCCGCGGGGAGCTTCAATAATTTCACCCGAAAGGCGGTAAGACTTATCCAGACTTTACCATCTTTAAACGAATTCATAGCTTCCTGTAAACCATTAACAGTAGACCGACAGCCGTGGGGCCGGTGATCATCTTGACACCGGCGATCATGAAGAGGATGGCCAGAACGTAGTTTTTGAAAATTTTAAAGGGCTTTCGAGTAATTTCGAAAGCCCTTTGTGGTGGAGGTCGGGCCGGGAGATGGTCTTATGAAAGTCCGTACCCTGGATGCATCCTGTTGCCCGTCGGGATGCGGTACGACCTCCGGTCCGGTTTTCTGATTGCCGGCACGGGCAGGGAAAAGATGAAACGGGCGCCATCGGTGGTGCTTTCGTCCCGGACCTCGCCGCCACATCTGCAGGCAAAAAAATCTGCCATGTTCAGTCCCAGACCCAGCCCTGCATGGCTGTGGGCATGATTCTGCCGTTTGGCCGAATCAATGATTTTGGACTGCTTGTCGTCATGGACCGCTGAAAAGGAAACGGTCTCGTTCTCCACGACCACCTGATAGAATGGACCGGCGCTGACAATTCTGTAGTCTATCCGGCCGTGTCTTGGGGAATATTTAATGGCGTTGTCGAAAAGATTGCGAACGACACTTTTCACCAGGACCTGATTCCCTATGATTATCGGCAGACGCCGATCGGCCTGGGTAAGATTGCTGATATCAATGTTCTTCCTTGATTTCTCAAAGGCGAGGGTGGCAAGAACCGGGTTGATCACATCACTCTGCAGGTCGAGAAGGTTGTCTTCAAGATGCCCTCTCTGGTCAATTGCCTGGGCCTGTGTGGCATATTCCTCAGAATGATCGATAAGTTTTCTGACCTGGGAAATCACCGACAGCAAGAGGTCTCTCCCGCTTTCGTCCAGGGTTTGATGATATTTTTTCAGCAGCAGCCTGGTTATCCCCTCCACACTGGACAATCCGCCATGGACATCATGCATGGACTGTTTGATCAGATTGGGAGGCAGCTGGCGTACGTGCTGCTGCTGATTGACCCGCTGTCTGCATCGCTCGACTGCATCCGACAGCTCATCCGCCGTAAAGGGTTTGAGCAGGAAATCATCTGCGTCTGCCCGCATCAGCTGCAACAACGTGGTGTGGCTGTCATCGCCGCTCATCATGATCACCTCCATGGACGGTCGATGTTCACGGACCCACCGGAGAAGCTGGAAACCGTCCATTTCAGGCATCCGCACATCACTGATCAGCAGATCGAACTGGCTAACCTGCAGCATCTGGACCGCCTGCCTGCCGTTTTCCGCCATGTGTGCAAACATCTCGCAATCGTCAAGCATCATGGAAACGGCTTCGCGAAGAGAGGTGTCGTCATCCACCACAAGGACCCGCAGTCTCTGCATTTGACTGGTCCGAGGATCGGAGTGAGGGGAATCCTGCAGGGGCCTCCACCCAGCCGGGGTTATGGTTTCGATTGAACACTTCGTATTCTCTGCAAGTTGTTTGGTTCTGGAGTTATTCATGTGTCTGTCCTCGGTTTGAGAGCATCTTTCATTGAGCCGATGGAACCGGCCGGCAGTACTCATTTTATCCAGTGAATTAGAAAACCGACCCGCAGTTACTTGGAAACTGCAAACGCTTACCTTTCGCTGCGGAGCGCAGCAGGTCGGACTCGTCCGTTCCGCTTTTCGATTATCTTTTCTGCAAGGGGGGTGCCAGCGGATGGGGATTTGCTCTAACTCGTCGATATGATAAGAGATAAAAATATTCAGCAGGAGATTTTTGTGAGGAGTTGGTTCAGAAAAGTGAATGGATTTTACTACACCCGGCTACGATGCAGGGATGGTTTTCATGACGAAGGTCCTGGAATCATGAGAAATTATGCTGTGTATGGATTTTTCTACAGATCGGCATAAGAATATTAACCTGGTGTAATGAAGCAAGTCGCAGGGATTGCGTAATCAGTCGCAGGCCCTTGTTTAATGAGGTTTTGGAGAGTTGTCTGCGATATGGAAATTTGCTCTGTCTCAGGGGGGGAATACCTCACGGCTCGAAGGCTCGACGTCTCTGCCGCGGGGATTTCATTGCATGAGTTCGATCACGGCACTTCGGACCACTTCAAACAGATCGTCCTTCTTGCACTTGCACAACCTGTTGACCCGATTGACAGGTTCCTTGCTTTCGGTATCAAGCAACCTGAGGCTTAACGAGAAAGTCTCGCCGACCAGGGAGATACTTCCGTACACCATCAGCTTGGTTCCGAGAGCCTTTCCCATATCCGACAGGCAGTTGTTGTCCGTGCAGTCGCCAACCAGCTGCTGAAGGGACAGTCGGTTGGCAAGCGCCTCGATCTCCTCACGACTTACCGTAGAGTAACTGCCGAGGGCATGGATCTCATCCTTCAGATAGCTGGTCATGATCTCGGCCAGATC is a genomic window containing:
- a CDS encoding response regulator, whose product is MQRLRVLVVDDDTSLREAVSMMLDDCEMFAHMAENGRQAVQMLQVSQFDLLISDVRMPEMDGFQLLRWVREHRPSMEVIMMSGDDSHTTLLQLMRADADDFLLKPFTADELSDAVERCRQRVNQQQHVRQLPPNLIKQSMHDVHGGLSSVEGITRLLLKKYHQTLDESGRDLLLSVISQVRKLIDHSEEYATQAQAIDQRGHLEDNLLDLQSDVINPVLATLAFEKSRKNIDISNLTQADRRLPIIIGNQVLVKSVVRNLFDNAIKYSPRHGRIDYRIVSAGPFYQVVVENETVSFSAVHDDKQSKIIDSAKRQNHAHSHAGLGLGLNMADFFACRCGGEVRDESTTDGARFIFSLPVPAIRKPDRRSYRIPTGNRMHPGYGLS